The following are from one region of the Actinopolyspora halophila DSM 43834 genome:
- a CDS encoding ABC transporter permease: MTDVSARNRVRLGAVLRVEIADELRSILREPTALLFSVLMPVGFFALFVSIFGDYDAGTIPAGTRMLAMFGTFGVLSVTLMNPGVGVAQDRELGWLRAKRVSAVPVGVTLLAKIAAALPYAVGVLAAMTVTAALTGSLSASPVELLRVLGVLLVGSVPFALFGVAVGFRVRANAAAAVLNAVLMPAAVFSGLWMPLRILPDFFADVAALLPTHHLARLALAQLDGGQVLGHVVVLLGSTAVAATAAELSYRYARL, from the coding sequence ATGACCGATGTTTCCGCGCGGAACCGTGTCCGCCTCGGTGCGGTGCTGCGCGTGGAGATCGCCGACGAGCTGCGTTCGATCCTGCGGGAACCGACGGCGCTGTTGTTCTCCGTTCTCATGCCGGTCGGGTTCTTCGCGCTGTTCGTCTCGATCTTCGGCGACTACGACGCCGGGACGATACCCGCGGGAACCCGGATGCTGGCCATGTTCGGCACTTTCGGGGTGTTGTCGGTGACCCTGATGAATCCCGGTGTCGGCGTGGCCCAGGACCGCGAACTCGGCTGGCTGCGCGCCAAGCGGGTCTCGGCCGTTCCGGTCGGTGTGACGCTGCTCGCCAAGATCGCGGCCGCGCTGCCCTACGCGGTGGGTGTGCTGGCGGCGATGACCGTTACCGCGGCCCTGACCGGTTCGCTCAGTGCCTCGCCCGTCGAGCTGCTGCGCGTTCTCGGTGTGCTGCTGGTGGGGTCGGTGCCGTTCGCGCTGTTCGGGGTCGCGGTGGGATTCCGGGTCAGGGCGAACGCCGCGGCGGCCGTGCTGAACGCGGTGCTGATGCCCGCCGCCGTGTTCTCCGGGCTGTGGATGCCGTTGCGGATACTGCCGGACTTCTTCGCCGACGTGGCGGCCCTGCTGCCCACACACCACCTCGCCCGGCTCGCACTCGCCCAGTTGGACGGTGGGCAGGTGCTCGGGCACGTCGTGGTGCTGCTCGGTTCGACCGCGGTGGCGGCGACGGCGGCCGAGCTGTCGTACAGGTACGCTCGGTTATGA
- a CDS encoding sensor histidine kinase gives MTPTPVTVSGTRNCAWWRRVGWAHLVYLGIPAFQPAFDPSPERWEWGLYGVIVLLAVPLYLVPWLRPDRALWGSMVPMTVLGALTVPFNTGAGVLFVYTAATAGISEPRRVAVRWFIGLTLLLGALTMLSTVAMPWRLWGVIPSVLFVWIIGFTQMEHAESERDATELRSRLARIEHLATVAERERMARELHDLLGHSLTAVIMRAQLVRQLVGVDPERARSVAGEVEDTARHALSEMRSAVGGWRHATVDGELESARDALSSAGMRLTVERDSGLTLVSSTEHELALVLREAVTNVVRHSGARTCHVGLRAERGELRMTISDDGVGGRFREGNGMAGIRERVTAVGGELIRRSSSGTTLTVTLPLEVAV, from the coding sequence ATGACCCCGACACCGGTCACCGTGTCCGGCACGCGGAACTGCGCGTGGTGGCGCAGGGTCGGCTGGGCGCATCTGGTTTATCTGGGCATTCCCGCGTTCCAGCCCGCGTTCGACCCCTCCCCCGAACGGTGGGAGTGGGGGCTCTACGGCGTCATCGTGCTGCTCGCCGTTCCGCTGTACCTGGTGCCGTGGTTGCGTCCGGACCGTGCGCTCTGGGGATCGATGGTGCCGATGACCGTGCTCGGTGCGCTCACGGTGCCGTTCAACACCGGTGCGGGAGTGCTGTTCGTCTACACCGCGGCCACGGCGGGGATCTCCGAGCCCCGGCGCGTGGCCGTTCGTTGGTTCATCGGGCTGACCCTGCTGCTCGGTGCGTTGACGATGCTGTCGACTGTGGCCATGCCGTGGCGACTGTGGGGCGTGATTCCCTCGGTGCTGTTCGTCTGGATCATCGGTTTCACCCAGATGGAACACGCCGAGAGCGAGCGGGACGCCACGGAGCTGCGGTCGCGTCTGGCCCGTATCGAGCACTTGGCGACCGTCGCCGAACGGGAGCGGATGGCCAGGGAGCTGCACGATCTGCTCGGGCACTCGTTGACGGCGGTGATCATGCGTGCTCAGCTGGTTCGGCAGCTGGTCGGGGTCGATCCGGAGCGGGCGCGCTCCGTGGCCGGGGAGGTCGAGGACACCGCGCGGCACGCCCTGTCCGAGATGCGCTCGGCCGTGGGCGGATGGCGGCACGCCACCGTCGACGGTGAGCTGGAGTCCGCGCGGGACGCGCTGTCCAGTGCCGGGATGCGGTTGACGGTCGAGCGGGACAGCGGTCTGACGCTGGTGTCCTCCACCGAGCACGAGCTGGCACTGGTGCTGCGGGAGGCGGTCACCAACGTGGTGCGGCACTCGGGTGCGCGCACGTGTCACGTGGGGCTGCGCGCGGAGCGGGGGGAGCTGCGGATGACGATCTCGGACGACGGAGTGGGTGGACGGTTCCGGGAGGGCAACGGTATGGCCGGGATCCGGGAGCGGGTCACCGCCGTGGGTGGGGAACTGATTCGGAGGAGTTCTTCCGGAACCACGTTGACCGTCACGCTCCCGCTGGAGGTGGCCGTCTGA
- a CDS encoding helix-turn-helix transcriptional regulator, which yields MPRTELADFLRTRRARLTPADVGVPAGQRRRTPGLRRDEVARLAHMSVDYYTRLEQARGPRPSSRILDTLAEALHLSWAERTHLFRLAGADATPLTGPVRRVRPHVTAMLHRIPGTAALVTDATYSAIAWNPLAEALLEGLRDEPNLARRHFLRIGPDENSATEAFGPIAAARLRAASARYPDDEPLSRLLTELFASSDEFRGLWGTHPVHAPGHRRKVLAHPELGRLRVNCDVLPIEEDDQQLVLVTADPGSPAAEVFARLPERDGS from the coding sequence ATGCCACGTACGGAACTCGCGGACTTCCTGCGCACCAGGCGGGCTCGCCTCACTCCGGCCGACGTCGGTGTGCCCGCCGGGCAACGCAGGCGCACACCGGGGCTGCGCCGTGACGAGGTAGCCCGGCTCGCCCACATGTCCGTCGACTACTACACCCGCCTGGAGCAGGCGCGCGGACCGCGTCCCTCGTCGCGCATCCTGGACACGCTCGCCGAAGCTCTGCACCTCTCGTGGGCGGAGCGAACGCATCTCTTCCGACTGGCAGGTGCGGACGCGACACCACTCACCGGGCCGGTGCGCCGGGTTCGCCCCCACGTGACCGCGATGCTGCACCGGATCCCGGGCACGGCTGCCCTCGTCACCGACGCCACCTACAGCGCCATCGCCTGGAACCCACTGGCGGAGGCCCTGCTCGAAGGCCTGCGGGACGAGCCGAACCTCGCCCGGCGCCACTTCCTGCGGATCGGGCCCGACGAGAACTCCGCGACGGAGGCGTTCGGCCCCATAGCGGCGGCGCGGCTGCGTGCCGCGAGTGCGCGGTACCCGGACGACGAACCGCTCTCGCGGCTGCTGACGGAGCTGTTCGCGAGCAGCGACGAGTTCCGCGGGCTCTGGGGCACCCACCCGGTCCACGCTCCCGGACACCGGCGCAAGGTCCTCGCCCACCCCGAACTCGGGCGGCTCCGCGTCAACTGCGACGTGCTGCCGATCGAGGAGGACGACCAGCAGCTCGTCCTCGTCACGGCCGACCCCGGTTCCCCGGCCGCCGAGGTCTTCGCCCGGCTGCCCGAACGGGACGGCTCGTAG
- the putP gene encoding sodium/proline symporter PutP produces the protein MFEISPSVLTTFAAYLVVMIVIGVWVYRRTNTLADFALGGRRLNAPTAALSAQASDMSGWLLLGLPGAVYAQGVGATWIAVGLALGTYLNWLFIAPRLRTYTERASNAVSLSAYLESRFEDRTRTLRMVSALVIVVFFTVYVASGLVAGGVLFEDLFGVDSRLAISVSVAVIVLYAFLGGFLAVSFTDVVQGTLMFLALLVLPMVGIALLGGFGGLGSTLTGHSPALLDIGQEASFTDGSWSSGSELGFISIVSLLAWGPGYFGQPHILARFMGIRSVHHIPVARRISTGWVLVTLAGTSLVGLVGIGLLDQPLDNPERVFIALAQQLLNPWVAGVLLAAVLAAIMSSADSQLLVASTALTEDFYRAFVNRAASERALVWVGRGAVILVALVAYVIALGGGAVLDIVSYAWAGFGSAFGPVILLSLFWSRMTWSGALGGIIGGAVTVVVWQNVDALNGTGVYAMIPGWAVALLAIVVFNGFGKRPERLWSGSMAEPVEERTAAEA, from the coding sequence GTGTTTGAAATCAGCCCGTCGGTACTGACGACCTTCGCCGCGTACCTGGTCGTCATGATCGTGATCGGGGTGTGGGTCTACCGACGAACCAACACCCTCGCGGACTTCGCGCTCGGTGGCCGCCGCCTGAACGCGCCGACGGCGGCGCTCTCGGCGCAGGCCAGCGACATGTCCGGGTGGTTGCTGCTCGGCCTGCCCGGAGCGGTCTACGCCCAGGGAGTGGGGGCCACCTGGATCGCGGTGGGGCTGGCCCTCGGTACGTATCTCAACTGGCTGTTCATCGCTCCACGGCTGCGCACCTACACCGAGCGCGCGAGCAACGCGGTGAGCCTGTCCGCCTATCTGGAGTCGCGCTTCGAGGACCGGACCAGGACGCTGCGCATGGTCTCCGCCCTCGTGATCGTGGTGTTCTTCACCGTGTACGTCGCCAGCGGTCTCGTCGCGGGCGGCGTGCTGTTCGAGGACTTGTTCGGCGTGGACTCGAGGCTGGCGATCAGCGTGTCCGTGGCGGTGATCGTGCTGTACGCCTTCCTCGGCGGGTTCCTCGCGGTGAGCTTCACCGACGTGGTGCAGGGAACGCTGATGTTCCTGGCGCTGCTGGTGCTGCCGATGGTGGGGATCGCCCTGCTCGGTGGATTCGGCGGGCTGGGCAGCACGCTGACCGGGCACTCCCCGGCGCTGCTGGACATAGGGCAGGAGGCGAGCTTCACCGACGGGAGCTGGTCGAGCGGCAGCGAGCTCGGGTTCATCTCGATCGTGTCCCTGCTGGCCTGGGGGCCGGGCTACTTCGGTCAGCCGCACATTCTCGCCCGGTTCATGGGCATCCGCAGTGTGCACCACATCCCCGTCGCCCGCCGGATCAGCACCGGCTGGGTGCTGGTGACCCTCGCCGGGACCTCGCTGGTCGGTCTGGTCGGCATCGGCTTGCTGGACCAGCCCCTGGACAACCCGGAGCGGGTGTTCATCGCACTGGCACAGCAGCTGCTGAACCCCTGGGTCGCCGGTGTTCTGCTGGCCGCGGTGCTGGCCGCGATCATGTCCTCGGCCGACAGTCAGCTGTTGGTCGCCTCCACGGCGTTGACCGAGGACTTCTACCGCGCCTTCGTCAACAGGGCCGCCTCGGAACGTGCCCTCGTGTGGGTCGGGCGGGGCGCCGTGATCTTGGTGGCGCTCGTCGCCTACGTGATCGCGCTCGGCGGTGGTGCGGTGCTGGACATCGTGTCCTACGCGTGGGCGGGCTTCGGTTCCGCTTTCGGTCCGGTGATTCTGCTTTCGCTGTTCTGGTCGCGCATGACCTGGAGCGGAGCACTCGGCGGCATCATCGGTGGTGCGGTCACCGTCGTGGTGTGGCAGAACGTGGACGCGCTCAACGGCACCGGCGTTTACGCGATGATCCCCGGGTGGGCCGTGGCGCTGCTGGCCATCGTGGTGTTCAACGGGTTCGGCAAGCGCCCCGAACGGCTCTGGTCCGGATCCATGGCCGAGCCCGTCGAGGAGCGCACGGCCGCCGAGGCCTGA
- a CDS encoding response regulator transcription factor, translating into MDGEISVVLAEDQTMVLGAFAELLAAQPDISVVASVTTGEDAFEAVRSHSPHVLLADIEMPGGSGLDVAQRLHEQRSAVRVVIVTTFARSGYLRRAMDAGVFGYVLKDAPIGDLVDAIRRVRAGERVVAPELAVTAWEGEDPLTERERELLRAVTEGATNADIAAELSLAEGTVRNYVSTALAKLGVRNRAEAANMARQRGWL; encoded by the coding sequence ATGGACGGGGAGATCAGCGTCGTGCTCGCCGAGGACCAGACCATGGTGCTCGGTGCCTTCGCGGAACTGCTCGCCGCGCAACCGGACATCTCGGTGGTGGCCTCGGTGACCACCGGCGAGGACGCGTTCGAGGCGGTCCGGTCGCACAGCCCCCACGTGCTGCTCGCCGATATCGAGATGCCCGGGGGGTCCGGGCTCGACGTGGCACAGCGGTTGCACGAGCAGCGGTCCGCGGTCCGCGTGGTCATCGTGACGACCTTCGCGCGGAGCGGGTATCTGCGCCGCGCGATGGACGCGGGGGTGTTCGGCTACGTGCTCAAGGATGCCCCGATAGGGGATCTCGTGGACGCGATTCGCCGGGTACGTGCCGGGGAACGGGTGGTGGCGCCCGAACTGGCCGTCACGGCGTGGGAGGGCGAGGATCCGCTCACCGAACGGGAGCGCGAGCTGCTGCGGGCCGTGACCGAGGGGGCGACGAACGCCGACATCGCCGCGGAGCTGAGTCTGGCGGAGGGGACGGTGCGCAACTACGTGTCCACGGCACTGGCGAAGCTGGGGGTGCGCAATCGCGCGGAGGCGGCCAACATGGCCAGGCAGCGCGGTTGGTTGTGA
- a CDS encoding ABC transporter ATP-binding protein, which yields MRTVLDARGVWFRYGSTDALRGVDLRVEAGECVALLGANGAGKTTLVNLATGLLSARRGTLRTVGGDPRRAAVRRHLGVVQQSFGLPRTLKVRELVTGAAVRCGRPSAAAGPVLTELGLDELAGRGAAELSGGQQQRVRLAMALVNEPALLILDEPTAGLDVSARRHFRRIVERRRAEGTGVLVTTHLIEEAAAVADRIVVVDHGTVLADDPPETLANRLPDRTVTARTNLSRSELTRLAGVISVETHEETVRLGTRAPEALLRELLDADQGLSELRVEGAGLEESVMALTDSAAARTDTGIAEVAL from the coding sequence ATGAGGACTGTGTTGGACGCGCGGGGCGTGTGGTTCCGGTACGGGAGCACGGATGCGCTGCGGGGAGTGGACCTGCGGGTCGAGGCCGGGGAGTGCGTGGCGCTGCTCGGGGCGAACGGTGCGGGCAAGACCACCCTGGTGAATCTCGCGACCGGACTGCTGTCGGCTCGGCGCGGAACCCTGCGAACGGTCGGGGGCGATCCGCGGCGGGCCGCCGTCCGGCGGCATCTGGGGGTGGTGCAGCAGTCCTTCGGTCTGCCGCGGACGCTCAAAGTGCGGGAGCTGGTGACCGGGGCCGCCGTGCGTTGCGGTCGCCCGTCCGCGGCCGCGGGGCCGGTGCTCACCGAACTCGGGCTGGACGAACTCGCGGGCCGAGGGGCAGCCGAGCTCTCGGGTGGGCAGCAGCAGCGTGTCCGGTTGGCGATGGCCCTGGTCAACGAGCCGGCGCTGCTGATTCTGGACGAGCCGACGGCAGGCCTGGACGTGTCCGCGCGCAGGCACTTCCGGCGGATCGTGGAGCGGCGCCGCGCGGAGGGCACCGGGGTGTTGGTGACCACTCACCTGATCGAGGAGGCTGCCGCGGTGGCCGATCGGATCGTGGTCGTCGATCACGGAACGGTGTTGGCCGACGATCCCCCCGAAACGCTGGCGAACCGGCTGCCCGACCGCACCGTCACGGCACGTACGAACCTGTCCCGTTCCGAGCTGACCCGGCTCGCCGGGGTGATCTCCGTCGAGACGCACGAGGAGACCGTGCGACTGGGTACCCGGGCCCCGGAGGCGCTGCTGCGCGAACTGCTGGACGCGGACCAGGGGCTGAGTGAGCTGCGGGTCGAAGGGGCCGGGCTCGAGGAATCGGTGATGGCGCTGACCGACTCCGCCGCAGCGCGAACCGACACCGGAATCGCGGAGGTGGCACTGTGA
- a CDS encoding Na+/H+ antiporter NhaC family protein — protein sequence MSDSFLSLIPPILALGLVVLSRKVLLSLSIGIISGAALLNGFQPLPSLGMLYEIVAGIFVSDGGLNTGNVFILGFLIVLGMTAALISVCGGSRSFAEWAARRFETRRGTLSFPALLGVILFIDDYFNALVVGNVSRPVTDRHGISRAKLAYTVDSTSAPICILMPISSWGAYIISVFAGMATVSGFAGVGGLEAFIRTVPVNYYALIALLMVGCVVFFGLDIGPMRTHEKRALSGGGVTDPAKGTVAKETGNEPGNSAGKIRDLILPIAALVIATVTAMITTGARASSEITPLSVLENTDVPTSLLCGGVVGWLVALFFARSRGTGNAALGRGLWSGVKSMMPAIWILLFAWTIIEVIDQLGTGEYLAGLVSGRIDTALIPLLIFLIAGFMSLSTGTSWGTFGIMLPIAADIAASTDPELMFAVLGAVLAGAIWGDHCSPISDTTIMSSAGAQSHHIDHVVTQLPYALIIAGVSAVGYLALGLTGSGSIGLLVALALFAATVAVLRRLSRDTRSPAAEPSEAP from the coding sequence ATGTCCGATTCGTTCTTATCCCTGATCCCCCCGATACTGGCTCTCGGACTCGTCGTGCTCTCACGAAAAGTTCTGCTTTCGCTGAGCATCGGAATCATTTCCGGTGCGGCTCTGCTGAACGGGTTCCAACCGCTGCCTTCCCTGGGGATGCTCTACGAGATCGTGGCGGGGATATTCGTTTCCGACGGCGGATTGAACACGGGAAACGTGTTCATTCTCGGATTCCTGATCGTCCTCGGGATGACCGCGGCGCTCATCTCGGTGTGCGGCGGGAGCAGATCGTTCGCGGAGTGGGCCGCGCGCCGGTTCGAAACGCGCCGCGGAACTCTTTCCTTCCCGGCGCTGCTCGGAGTGATCCTGTTCATCGACGACTACTTCAACGCGCTGGTCGTCGGCAACGTGAGTCGCCCGGTTACCGACCGGCACGGAATATCCAGGGCCAAGCTCGCCTACACCGTCGACTCCACCTCCGCCCCGATCTGCATTCTCATGCCCATCTCCAGCTGGGGCGCCTACATAATCTCCGTGTTCGCCGGCATGGCGACGGTGAGCGGATTCGCGGGCGTGGGCGGGCTGGAAGCCTTCATCCGCACCGTGCCCGTCAACTACTACGCCCTGATCGCACTGCTCATGGTCGGTTGCGTGGTGTTCTTCGGCCTCGACATCGGCCCGATGCGCACCCACGAGAAGCGGGCACTCAGCGGCGGGGGAGTCACCGATCCGGCGAAGGGAACCGTCGCGAAGGAAACCGGGAACGAGCCGGGCAACTCCGCAGGCAAGATCCGGGACCTCATCCTGCCCATCGCGGCCCTGGTGATCGCCACCGTCACCGCGATGATCACGACCGGGGCGCGGGCGAGTTCCGAGATCACCCCGCTCTCGGTCCTCGAGAACACCGACGTGCCCACTTCGCTGTTGTGCGGCGGCGTCGTCGGCTGGCTCGTCGCGCTCTTCTTCGCCCGCAGCCGCGGCACCGGCAACGCGGCACTTGGCCGTGGACTGTGGTCCGGGGTGAAGTCGATGATGCCGGCCATCTGGATCCTGCTGTTCGCCTGGACCATCATCGAGGTGATCGACCAGCTGGGCACCGGGGAGTACCTCGCCGGTCTGGTGAGCGGGCGCATCGACACCGCACTGATCCCGCTGCTGATCTTCCTGATAGCGGGATTCATGTCGCTGTCCACCGGGACGTCCTGGGGCACGTTCGGCATCATGCTGCCGATCGCCGCGGACATAGCCGCCTCGACCGACCCCGAGCTGATGTTCGCCGTGCTGGGAGCCGTGCTGGCCGGGGCGATCTGGGGCGACCACTGCTCGCCCATCTCGGACACCACGATCATGTCCTCGGCCGGTGCGCAGTCGCACCACATCGACCACGTGGTGACCCAGCTGCCCTACGCGTTGATCATCGCGGGCGTCTCCGCGGTCGGTTACCTGGCTCTCGGGCTGACGGGGAGCGGCTCGATCGGCCTGCTCGTCGCGCTCGCGCTCTTCGCCGCGACCGTCGCCGTGCTGCGGAGGCTGTCCCGCGACACGCGCTCCCCCGCGGCCGAGCCGTCCGAAGCACCGTGA
- a CDS encoding SDR family NAD(P)-dependent oxidoreductase encodes MKHSTALVTGANKGIGKEIARLLIAAGMTVYVGSRDTERGRRAVEELGGDARLVRLDVTDSACIAEAAGTVSTLDVLVNNAGISDSFAEAPDSGAEEFRRVHETNVFGVLEVTNALLPALRRSAHPRVVNVSSGTGSLTWSTNTNPQFATGGGGAAAYRASKAALNALTVLHAQSLSGEGFKVNALAPGLRATELNDRAASDGGDPAEAAEQAVRLALLDDDGPSGEFFSWDGTTVPW; translated from the coding sequence ATGAAGCATTCGACAGCTCTGGTCACCGGTGCCAACAAGGGTATCGGCAAGGAAATCGCCCGGCTGCTCATCGCCGCCGGGATGACGGTGTACGTCGGTTCCCGCGACACCGAGCGCGGTCGGCGAGCCGTCGAGGAGCTCGGCGGTGACGCCCGGCTCGTGCGGCTGGACGTCACCGACTCCGCCTGCATCGCCGAAGCCGCCGGAACGGTCAGCACGCTGGACGTCCTGGTCAACAACGCCGGGATCTCGGACTCCTTCGCGGAGGCCCCCGATTCCGGGGCGGAGGAGTTCCGGCGCGTCCACGAGACCAACGTGTTCGGCGTGCTGGAGGTCACCAACGCACTCCTGCCAGCGCTGCGGCGCTCGGCCCACCCGCGCGTCGTCAACGTCTCCAGCGGCACCGGGTCGCTGACGTGGAGCACGAACACCAACCCCCAGTTCGCGACCGGAGGAGGAGGTGCCGCCGCCTACCGGGCGTCGAAGGCCGCGCTCAACGCGCTGACCGTTCTCCACGCGCAGAGCCTCTCCGGGGAGGGCTTCAAGGTGAACGCGCTCGCTCCCGGGTTGCGGGCCACCGAGCTCAACGACAGGGCGGCGAGCGACGGCGGGGATCCGGCCGAGGCAGCCGAGCAGGCGGTCCGGCTGGCGCTGCTGGACGACGACGGCCCCAGCGGCGAGTTCTTCTCCTGGGACGGGACGACGGTGCCGTGGTGA
- a CDS encoding HAD family hydrolase, whose protein sequence is MSAPTVAFDVFGTLADPASYALGLRPHTSEPEVIAASWRRYQLEISWLLTAADRRLDWSTVTAQALDMALAATHVELGEQQRAAALERVAVPELFDGVPEVLDELSARGARLAVFSNGDLRGLDRILTEHGIADRFEKVVGCSEVGAFKPAPETYRHLATRLEAPLEGIWLVSGNPFDCAGAALVGMRVAQLASPASPNYPFAPAPEMVLDGLAQLPDALPWQ, encoded by the coding sequence GTGTCCGCACCGACAGTGGCGTTCGACGTTTTCGGGACCCTCGCCGATCCGGCGAGCTACGCGTTGGGGCTGCGTCCGCACACGAGCGAACCCGAGGTGATCGCGGCATCGTGGCGGCGCTACCAGCTGGAGATCTCCTGGTTGCTCACCGCAGCGGACAGGAGGCTCGACTGGTCCACTGTGACGGCCCAGGCCCTGGACATGGCGCTGGCGGCCACTCACGTGGAACTCGGCGAACAGCAGCGCGCGGCCGCGCTGGAGCGGGTCGCCGTCCCCGAGCTGTTCGACGGCGTCCCCGAGGTGCTGGACGAGCTCTCCGCCCGTGGGGCCAGGCTGGCCGTGTTCTCGAACGGGGACCTCCGGGGGCTGGACAGGATTCTCACCGAGCACGGGATCGCGGACCGGTTCGAGAAGGTGGTCGGTTGCTCCGAGGTCGGGGCGTTCAAACCCGCGCCGGAGACGTACCGGCACCTGGCCACGCGGCTGGAGGCCCCGCTCGAGGGGATCTGGCTGGTTTCCGGTAATCCGTTCGACTGTGCCGGGGCGGCCCTGGTGGGGATGCGGGTGGCGCAGCTGGCTTCGCCCGCGAGCCCGAACTACCCGTTCGCCCCGGCGCCGGAGATGGTCCTCGACGGACTCGCTCAGCTGCCCGACGCTCTTCCGTGGCAATGA
- a CDS encoding DUF3311 domain-containing protein, whose translation MRRLGVLWMVDQEHAATGRAPDHDRSPWNLLLLVPLLMLITPLWNHDEPRVFGLPMFYWAQFLFVPLGVVCVGLVVRAANRRERGTERSGSAERDGGEP comes from the coding sequence ATGCGGCGTCTGGGGGTGCTGTGGATGGTCGATCAGGAGCACGCGGCGACGGGGCGCGCACCCGACCACGACCGTTCACCGTGGAACCTGTTGTTGCTCGTGCCGCTGCTGATGCTGATTACTCCACTGTGGAACCACGACGAGCCCCGGGTGTTCGGGTTGCCGATGTTCTACTGGGCGCAGTTCCTCTTCGTCCCGCTGGGCGTGGTCTGCGTAGGACTCGTGGTGCGCGCCGCCAACCGGCGCGAACGCGGGACGGAGCGGTCCGGCTCGGCCGAGCGGGACGGAGGAGAGCCCTGA
- a CDS encoding dipeptidase — translation MSDTARAESRDHARRLLATTPVLDGHNDLPWALREQVGYDLARGELTEDRSESLHTDLGRLESGGVGAQFWSVYVPTDLAGDTAVTATLEQVDCVRSLLERYPERLERARSASEVERARELGRTASLMGAEGGHSIACSMGALRGLYELGVRYLTLTHNDNVPWADSATDEPAAGGLTRFGAEVVREMNRLGMLVDLSHTSADTMRDALRTSRAPVIFSHSSARAVCDHPRNVPDDVLGALPDNGGVAMATFVPKFVLSEVAEWDARLDRYLTERGLHPLADDGAAWRARREFEDAEPRPSARVSDVADHLDHMREVAGVDHIGLGGDFDGTMFTTSGLGDVSCYPELVAELLDRGWSEQDLAKLTWHNPIRALRAAEEVAERLRRTESPSIATVEQLDGGAAN, via the coding sequence ATGAGCGACACAGCACGCGCCGAATCGCGCGACCACGCCAGAAGGCTGCTGGCCACCACCCCTGTCCTGGACGGCCACAACGACCTGCCCTGGGCGCTCCGGGAGCAGGTGGGCTACGACCTCGCCCGCGGGGAACTCACCGAGGACCGGTCGGAATCGCTGCACACGGATCTGGGGCGGCTGGAGTCCGGTGGGGTCGGCGCGCAGTTCTGGTCGGTGTACGTGCCCACGGACCTCGCAGGCGACACCGCGGTGACCGCGACTCTGGAGCAGGTGGACTGCGTGCGTTCGCTGCTCGAGCGCTACCCGGAACGACTGGAGCGGGCCCGTTCGGCCTCCGAGGTCGAACGAGCTCGTGAGCTCGGGAGGACGGCCTCGCTGATGGGGGCCGAGGGCGGGCACTCCATCGCCTGCTCGATGGGTGCGCTGCGCGGGCTGTACGAGCTCGGGGTGCGCTACCTGACGCTCACGCACAACGACAACGTGCCCTGGGCCGACTCGGCCACCGACGAGCCCGCCGCGGGCGGGCTCACCCGCTTCGGGGCCGAAGTGGTGCGGGAGATGAACCGGCTGGGCATGCTGGTGGACCTCTCGCACACCTCCGCCGACACGATGCGCGACGCGCTGCGGACCAGCCGCGCCCCGGTGATCTTCTCGCATTCCAGCGCACGGGCGGTCTGCGATCACCCCCGCAACGTGCCCGACGACGTGCTGGGCGCACTTCCGGACAACGGCGGGGTGGCGATGGCGACCTTCGTTCCGAAGTTCGTGCTGTCCGAGGTGGCCGAGTGGGACGCCCGGCTCGACCGGTACTTGACCGAGCGGGGCCTGCACCCGCTGGCCGACGATGGCGCGGCGTGGCGGGCTCGCCGGGAGTTCGAGGACGCCGAACCGCGCCCGAGCGCGCGAGTGTCCGATGTGGCCGATCACCTCGACCACATGCGCGAGGTGGCCGGAGTCGACCACATCGGGCTCGGCGGCGACTTCGACGGAACGATGTTCACCACTTCGGGGTTGGGGGACGTGTCCTGCTACCCCGAGCTGGTGGCCGAACTGCTCGATCGCGGCTGGTCCGAGCAGGACCTGGCCAAGCTGACCTGGCACAACCCGATCCGCGCACTGCGCGCGGCCGAGGAGGTGGCCGAACGGCTGCGCCGCACCGAGTCCCCGTCGATAGCCACCGTGGAGCAGCTCGACGGCGGTGCCGCGAACTGA